The nucleotide window gtaaaaaaaatccagtccacaatcactttttctATTGAAAATATGtaattgtgtgtgttttttttccatcaattcagtgacaccacttatgaacttggcaattaaagagttaaaatcatggacattttgtaaacatttggtatgtttgatcagtactgaggttgattaacagatttatgaaaaaaaattagaaaaaaatgtaaactgataaatttttacagccgtAAAATTCAGTGGCTTTTTTTGTCCACGAACAACCCGAAAGGGTAGTGAATGGGAACAACCCACAAGGGTTAATGGCAATCCaaatgttattagtcagaaaACTGAAATGCCTTACTTTcccaaatgtcactttagtcatttcttggtatttaacaaatttgactgtcatATTTCCTCAATATGCACACTTGACTTTGCACTTTGCCCACCAAGCAAAAACTCATTAAAAAAGATGACTTTTCCAAACATCTTCACAATATTAAAATTAGGTTGAAAAGTAAAGGTTGTtgaaattatctaaaaaaaaaaatctatagtcTAAATTCAATTGTAAAATacctaaaatgtaacattaaacTATTGATATGTCAAATACACAAGGACTCATGTGGCTTTTAATGGATTTTGCCAACAAAGTGGTATTTCTAAAAGGCATGAGGttgggattaagtggatttgaagtgaaagaACGTATAATACGTCTTTTTTTaagttacactgtaaaacatttcaaGCTGTTGTAAAAATGTGAGTTAAATAAACTTAGCGATATTGGTTTGTTTTAACTCACAAGTAGTTGAGACCATGTCTAACTTTAAGTTTAACCTTTTGAAAACTTACAAACTTGATCTAAATATCTAAAAGTTCCATGATTATTTGACAAATATAGAGTATTAAGTACACATAACTCAGTAAGGCTGTTTTatacaggtttttttttttgttttggccTTTATTAGATAGACAGTATAGGAGAAAACAGGAAAGGAAAGGGTGGAGGGGTACCGGATCGTCAAAGTATCGGCTGGGATTCGaactccgggtctggcgctagcacttttagcatatcttagcataatccattgaatctgattagaccattagcatcatgctaaaaataaccaaagaatatttttcctatttaaaacttgactcttctgtagttacatcgtgtactaagaccgacggaaaatgaaaagttgtgattttctaggcagatgtggctaggaactatactctcaattcggcgtaataatcaagcactttgctgctgtaacatggctgaaggaggcgcaatgatattacgtactgcccgaaaatagtcctctactATTGAAAGTAaacaaggggactattttactataatacacgttgtaactacagaagagtcaagttttaaataggacaaatatcgaaactctttggtcatttttgagtgcgatgctaatggtctaatcagattcaatggattatgctaagctatgctaaaagtgctagcgccagacccggagatcagctaaatggattccaaaacggtacaAATCTAccaggagctggaaaatgttttaactctaggggagctggaaaatgagcatattttcaaataaaagtTCAGTGTCTTTTTAAGGTTTTGGTTTGAACATTTAGGTTTTGCTTTTGCAAGCACATATCTTTGACGCATATTATTACTAGTAACACCTTCAGACGTTTCATATTTTAACCTTCAAGATGTTTTATAATTCACATTACTCACAATGGCAGTAACGCAGTGGTTTTAATATCCAGTGATATAAAAGGTTTTACCACGTTGGGAAAAGTCGCAATTTTTAATAGTAAATGCCAATGGCCCTTAAATAACCTTATTCTTTATAATTTCTTTTGGGGAGATAATATATGATTTTGAAGTCTTCATATTTGTCAGCTGCACATTTATGTCTTAAAGACAACTTTTTtgagatgtcaaataaatctttggtgtccccagagtacgtatgtacgtacgtctagctcaaaatatcatatagataatatattataacatgttaaaatagccacttttttaattgtttttttttttttggggggggtgtccttttaaatgcaaatgagttgcaGTATTATCCccctctgacatcacaaagggagccaaatttcaacaacccATTTTTTCAcctgcttgcagagaatggtttaccaaaactaagttactgggttgatcttttcattttctaagttaacagaagcactggggaccgaATTATGGCACTTAAATATGGAGAAAGTGAGATGTCTCCTTTAAGATGCTTAAAATAACCCTGCTGAATAAAACAATGTACACAATCATAGAAATTGTCATGGATTTAATGGTTATACCTGAAATTGTATTAGTTTTAAAAGAAACTATAATGGTCTCTCTCTACTGGTAATGTGTTGCGTTCTGTTGCTGGGATGTTATCTGGTGGATCAGTATCAGTACATAAGGCCTAAAACACACTACACAAAGTAATTTTGTAATGCTTCATAATGGTATTGTAATGGAATCAATCAGAATTTGTATTAGATCTGATTAAATCGAATTTCTGTGTggtttcaatgttttttttagcagggaAGTTACCCATCTTATAACTGTAGGGTCCACGGCTGCACTATTTATTTGGATTTTTACCACAAAGTAATTTCTCCAAATCCCAAAACACTGACAAAAGTGACTCTGCCAATTTTACAGACCTACCTTAACAAGGTACCTAAATAATTCATAGTATTACTAATCCCCATTTCCACAAGCAAAGCACAAAAATCAAGGACTGTGTGACAACAGCGGGAAAAGGGGAACTATAGAAACACAAGATGAACCAAAGTACAAGACATTTACATTAGATGCTGGCCAAACATATAAAGGATGTCTTAGAGGGGGGTGTGTGGGTGGTCTTTATGTACCGAAGTGTCTATACGCCATTCCTTGTCCTACTACTGCCCTCAAGTGGCAAAAGATGACTGTTTTTATGACTCATTTTGGCCATCCATTTTTATTATGCCATTATTAGGACTGTGAAAATTATATGgtgtaatattttaaacatgaaGCGATAATAATAAGAGACTAATCAGAGGAATATAAAAATTACATTAGCTTTTACAAGTGGAAAAACGGGCAATTTAATGTTACATAAGCAGTCAGGGTACAAAGTTCTCATTCATAACATTACAGCAAGATTAATCAGTGAATACACAGTGAAAAGCCACGGTGACAATGTACATGTGTATAAGCTAGTAATGAAAAGGTGTTAATAACATACAATCGGTCCACATCCTGCATATTCTTCTTATATTACAAGCTCATGATGAAGCGATTGACTTGTTTCAGGTATTCTGGCTTGAGGAATTCCTGAAGTTCATCTTTTTTAACCCAGGCAAATGAATTCTTCTCTAAAGGTAAGTGCTTGGGGTTACACGTCATGGCCTTGAAGAAAAACACTTTGGCTCCAACGCTGCCCTCTTTTCGAATGTCTTTTGGGTATCTGTATTTGTAAAATCCGCAAGGTGCATTGCCAAGGAAAGTAGCTTTCAGATCTGCACCTACAAGATAAAAGTACATCAGACTTAGAGGATTACTTCACtttcatacaaaaaaaaaacaataatttactAGTGCAAGATgcgaagttgtggttaaaaaagGTGAAAATGGCAATTGTTTTgcaagataagacccttatgcctcggtttgGATCTGCATTTAgaagctgcattaaaactgtaaactgttgaggtccactaaagttcactatatggaaaaaaatcctgaaatgttttcctcaaaaaatgtaatttattctAATTTAGTTATGGTAAAGTAATGCTGCTAGATTTTCAATGTTACATCAGAGTTtaccgcagcacttttcagtttgggcggcccgcctaagctgggaaaccataccgccttaactaggtcgtttaaaacaaaaattgcGGCAAAAAGcctgtcaagtgcatctcggagaatagcgtggacgcTCTTCACACCGCGTGTGGgcacgcgcgccacacggccgaaatgagaaagacgtggtccggaccgtcactgtctggaggataagtagccagttgataaaacatctcggagaatagcgagGATGctcttcacaccgcgagcgtgcacgcgcgccacacggccaaaatgagaaagacgtggtccgtcatgtctggaggatagccagttggtAAAACACGTGTCTGTGacaactgtaagtggacttatgttttggggttatttaagcctgttattgtattagtctatagttcatgcaaatttaaagtaagttaactggtgattttgttgtttgagcaacctgctagctaggtttcacgtgcctattagatataattgttgagcgctctgctcacattatttacatgctacagtagttacactcctttaagatactgaaattaatagtgggaaataatcagtttttacaagttttgcgctatctatcatcgttcgccagacgttcgctttagtttgtgtttattaaccctttagtttcacttcatcagaCAGCTATTCCCGTTAAAgggtatctgttaaaaacatttaattcattaataatctagtatgtgttaattttctgtcatagtttcttcaaaattaagttgagtgttttaaataaaaatattttaattttcattgtTACGCCTaagcccctttgattgccacgccccccaaccctaccaccttaactaacacattttctgcgggaaaccctgtacAGTGCCACATAAATGAGTCTGAGCTATACTTGTACAAAAAGAACAACTCTAAACAGAAAAGTCAATAAAAGGTATCACCTGGCAGATTTCCAAGGGCACGTTCAGCTGTCTGTCGAAGAGTCTCTCCAGCCTGCCACTGTATCTGAGGCAAAAGCCAAACCTTTTGACTTCCAATATCTTGTTTGACCAGCAAAATCAGGCTGTCTGCTAAACAACGCTCTGAAGAACTCACATCGAGCTTGTCACCTGTGGAGATATTTGCGAATCAGATGCTGATCTATAGATGGCCCTTTATATAACACTACTTTAAAATGTGTTCAAATTTGACCTTGAAGAATACTTTTGCTCACCTTTGGACCTCTGTGCAGGATGAAACTGCTTGAATTTCTGTTCCCATGTATCTTCCTGATCCTGTGCTGTAACAATTTCTTCATCTTCATAATCCTTCTCTTCATCCGAATCGTAGTCCTCCTCCTGTTTCCGACTCATACGTGCTGCGTCTTCCAAGAGCCTCAACTCGTGGTCTGAAAGTAAACTTCTCTCTAACTCCATCTGAAACAAAAACATGTTGCTAATGGCTCATGTGCGACCGGGgctttagggctgtcacaatgattaagtAATCGTCTCAGCGCGATTACTTGACCTCGTCGCAAAAATTGCATATcgctctaaaaaacacaagggggagctgcagcgcttGTATAAACGAGACTGTATCAGATGGCGCTCCTTAATGCATTCAATACAGTGggaaaaactgcatttaaagaaatgctgcaaaactttgataagAAGTAACAGCCACTGCAGCCATGTGGTccagtactaatatgaccttagtAGGATTGGCTACTATTTAAGGCCTGTTATTACTATTTAAGGCCTGTATTTAAggtcagtttattttgattgcatttttattttcagttatgtgtaagcaataaggtacgagaaGCTGTGCTGTCTTGTGAATAAGTAATggctgaagggcgttgttaggcacgacgcgaagcagaGTCGTAAAAGCACTTGCCTAAAGCACTTGCctcaagtaccttattgcttttataaaacgggtaccacacaatattaaagtaaaaaaaaaatagtgcaactttcatggagtaaaatcaataaaaagcattccttccgctagaaaaaatagtccctgaccatgaacaaaaatgtgttccaatgtgtaatatgcatgaaagctcaaataaaaacaacaaaccgatATGTGTGATTGCTAAGGGTGTTTCTAAGCGTGCATTGATAAAAagaaccgttgggtgaagcagtaatagctgtgttttatcgtgaataaagcacacctattgaccaatcagaatcaaggattggaactaggGGTGcttaatgattaatcgcgattaatcgatagcagaataaaagtttttgtttacatcatatatttgtgtgaactgtatataataactttgtataaataaatgcacacacatgcatgtatatatttaagaaatgtttacatgtgtatatacatttgtatatttatttataatttatattatatataaatataaatacctaatatataaatattttttttcttataattaaacatgcatgtgtgcatatttatatatacataattattatacaccgttcacacacatatgatgtaaacaaaaacttttattctgctatcgattaatcgcgattaatcgttaagcaccCCTaattggaactaaccgttttattagtattaatatttactgccaggtaaaccttgcaaaagatttaagttaaataatcacaacaatgtgtgaaaatgatttcatgaacaaacaacaacaaaaatgtataagaattaaatgtcaaagcaataaaacaaataattaatTGTCATAATCGGCACAATTTTTAGGCAATTAACTATCAGCCAAATgtcataatcgtgacagcccaCACAACTTAACAATTTAACCTAGTTTAGTTTTTAAACTTTTGACGTCTGCAGTGGCAGCCTTCACTGTCAACCTAACCTCCCATTGGGGCATGTTGTCACCTGACGTCATGTGCTGAATGAACTAAATTTTGCATGAATTTACAATAACAGCATGTGCCAAAAAAGGAACTTACCCTTATAATAAACCTCCCCTTAATACGTTCCCTAAAACCAGTCTAGTAGTACTTAGTATATTTAATTTACCTGCTGCAATAGCTCCATGAATTCTTCCTCTATGGGGCTTCTGTCTTGAGAGATGACAGGCAGCCTTTGCAGACAAACTGCGCCGTGTAGCGACCATGGAGACGCAACACTCGCAGTTTTGAGATTTTTCGCGCACCACAGATTCTTACCAGAAGAAATATTACGCAACCCTAACGTTAATCTCCCAGATCCTGTTATTATTCTAAATAGCGGCCGATATACGCTCCTAAAGGGCGCCGCCATGTTGACCGCACGTGCGTTCCCACAATGCGTTGCGGGTTTGGCAAAACGGACGCAACCATTTGGAAATAGGGGTGAGAGTGCGTTAATATCAGTATATTAACACAAAAGTGCGCTTTTTGTGGATAATAATATAACCTAATTATAAAAGACTGTATctgtacattttaaaatcatGTTTATTTAGTTTACAAAGATACAAAGATAAGTAAAACACCCCTCTGAAACAGTGTAATATTCCGTTTCACATGACCCTCAATGTCCGCAGAGCAGCGTAAAGTAATGCGCGTGTTTGGATAAAGTGCTTGaattaaacacacacattatGTATCGTAGGTTATACAGTCTATTCAAAAGTTCGCGTCAGCCGCTGCTTGAGACACTAAATTCATCGGGACGATTGATGTAAGTtatctgtgtggttgctaaCAGCTACAGTTAACTTTGCATTTGTGTAATTTTGATGTGTGATGTGATGTTAGTGTTGTCTGTCACGTTTACGTTCACGTTATTTCACGCTGGGATTGGAGGAATTGTGTACGTAACTGTGGTAAAGATGCATCTTCTGACAGTGCACATGCACGTGCAATATAAAAGTCTAAAACGTTTTAAATTATATATCATAATTTAACCTTCATAGCACTATGGCATTAACATGTTTTCATAAATGCACCATGGTATTACCACAGTACCTTTTATATGGGGTCTAATTGGCATGTTCTGAGTGTTTAAGCAACATTAAAGAAAAAGTTGAATGTATCTTATTGATTACTTACCCTCATGCCATCCTCATGCATGTACATGACGGAAAACACACCATTATTTGAAGAAATAATCCTGGCTCTCCTTGTCTTTTCAATACCATTGAATTGTCCCCAAATTCAATTTTTGTAGCCCCTAAAAGCACACACATTGTTTGTCTCTTGCAGTGAAGAAAATGTAAGACTTTCACGTCCGCTGTCATGCAGTGCCATCCGATTACAAGAGGCTGAAGTCAAACCCGGCGTGGACACAAATAACCCATCGGCACCCATCAGAACAAGATTGAAGGAGTATGTCTTATACACAAACACTGACCATCTGTACAGTTGAACATAttcattattacatttttttctgaaaataaCTTATGCATTTGAATAGTATAGatataattatttttcatagtaaaatataaatgctttTGCTTGTATTTTATTCTGCTTAGTCTCTTCCCTCCATTTCCCGGCGAGGAGAGCTCGCAGAGATGGGACAGCAAGAAGTATGAAGAGTTACCAATCGCACACATCAAAGCCACGTACAACAAGTACGAATTACCAAACATAAATCCAACTGTCCTTGTTAACTTTAGGTCAGACATGTTTGTTGTGATAAACGTTCTCATTGTATTCTGATTTTGATTTCGAACCAGCACACACATTCAGGTGACAGACAGCGCGGGTCAGTACATGGTCCGAACCTCGTGCGGCTCAGAGGGCTTCAAGAACGTGAAGAAATCCACCCCTGTTGCTGCACAGACTGCTGGGATTTCTGCTGCTGCGGTGAGATTTATCATACAGAGTAATATATACACATTCACAGCCGCAGAAATAATTAAGAGACCACTTCAAGATTATATTTAGTTATTCTAAATTTACCATTTATATAAGTTTAAAGGTTCCATAGAATAGCtttacattctatggcacctttaagctTATATTTACCTCAGCATAGATGAATACTAAGAGTTCTGTGTGTGGAAATGAaatatcgtgagcctcaaactCGATTGTTTCCTCAAACctcatgcatgcaaaagaccgctggaaaacagaccaatctcaacataacaccaactgtgatattacagtcgagatgtacgctcttaacattaaattacacattaaattaattacaatgtagTTACAATGCTCaaaaaaagttgtgactgttgagttagcgctatatgctagttaatgctagcgcttaggctgaagttctactatttacattacagttacgttttgcaggtccatactgaaaaaaaaaacacaaacttaccactgaGAGACGttcattaacaatctccaaacaattgattatccctcaaaatctgtatcttccagtgtttcccacagatctgaaatttacttgtggtggtagctggtgaaaagggcaatcattattatccaccgacaaaaaatggtctattatacatgtgacaaagaactaataatgtgtgacacaacacaatactttgatttattaaacattaatattaatttcacattatagttcattaatctaaccaccccaaactttctttgccataaacaaagctgacactgtttgtcaaagcaccacgaaaacactatgtttttgcactgatatatgaagcaatttgatgaccccttttatcaaactcaattatatacaatactatgtatacttcagcctattaatagacagtgcaggtctatagattataaatgttactgatgttataatgttaataatttctattagataggcacttttactgcttctgctttctatttcccTTTTGCCGATTataatccactaattatttcagatttaaaagtctacttgctgtcccgatgacacgctttacattacagctttgcgttttttatatcctgagtcagctagagctttgctcattcattattagcactgctttttgctacaatctctgtgcaaactgtttagattttagtaaagatatggtctattaatagtaagattataaaaaaatgggataaagaaaatgaagcggcacgtggtcgtgacaagagccagttgttatGCGCTcgcggccgttctccgatcgactcgggttttacacacaatattaatcagacttgggacccgaagttatgaactaggaccgacccggacccgactgaccatttgaaatataaacccggaaccgtacgggtcccgcgtcctcagtgaagaaagacctctaatggtaaaactctgctcaagttcagaaacatgaaaggatacaatgtgacactgaggttgcttcgcgtcgcacccaattcattgagaaacagagagcacgtgaacggacactcaacgggagagacacaacgtgcttgcacgcaaaatgaagccaacttggatgctataaacacatatgcacataagcatatgcaaccattttggtcgcagtgttgttccctggctgctctgTATGTGcagcagttgatccagtttgccgcgctggatgatgagtttatgacgcatgcatcatcttcacggtcacccggccctcacctctctctctctgtctctccaaaacacgggtcatccagtcgagttcagaaaatacggaaattcgtaaagtgattttttttacctgggcgggtcgcaatttacctgggcgcagcgcccaagtagagcctatgtatgggaaacactgtcttcatctgatacagactcaaacataagatctgtttatacacacacagagctactgaaggggctgctctgagaaacagccaatcagagtagagctcaacattattattcatgaccctttcaaataaggtaataatagaccatttcattctaaagacAAATCCTaaggttgtaaatggacataaTAATCTgtttctggatcatttttgcacttaatattcaatttcaattcaattttatttatatagcgcttttcacaattgttaattgttgcaaagcagctttacatgagtagatgtagaggagaacattgaaaatcaatacatagtataagaagtagaatatagcggctaaggataaaaaaccgtgtaagcgagcatattaataatgtaacgtgtacagtaaagtgctaagttaagccaaagttggctgactctccctgggactaaaaaaccccctaggagaaaacccaatgggaaaaaatcctagaaggacaaaaaaccctagggagagattaatatttatatttataatatatagacacggtagggataggaagcgtgtaagcggattaaactggttcagccggtggccgttggtcgcgcatcggttgggcgtcacgttgaaggacagccagttgattagtggtgcgatgaccttcacagcaacaggaactgggtctgtttgtctcattgtcctcagagtcgaggacgagacagggagacaaaaacagaattctattagcgtaggggccgttcgcatgtaatgcaagtgtcatacattatagtggtttaattcagctcggttccagacaggctaactattgcggcaagagtaaattacccgtatgaggtatgtgagtgctttgttctagacaaaataactactgcgtgaaaagtacatttactggacattctatgtgaatgcttggttaaagaagaatgtcttaagtttagatttaaattgatcgactgtgtctgatactcgaacattatttggtaaatcattccagagcttaggggctaagta belongs to Paramisgurnus dabryanus chromosome 2, PD_genome_1.1, whole genome shotgun sequence and includes:
- the mrpl46 gene encoding large ribosomal subunit protein mL46; its protein translation is MAAPFRSVYRPLFRIITGSGRLTLGLRNISSGKNLWCAKNLKTASVASPWSLHGAVCLQRLPVISQDRSPIEEEFMELLQQMELERSLLSDHELRLLEDAARMSRKQEEDYDSDEEKDYEDEEIVTAQDQEDTWEQKFKQFHPAQRSKGDKLDVSSSERCLADSLILLVKQDIGSQKVWLLPQIQWQAGETLRQTAERALGNLPGADLKATFLGNAPCGFYKYRYPKDIRKEGSVGAKVFFFKAMTCNPKHLPLEKNSFAWVKKDELQEFLKPEYLKQVNRFIMSL
- the mrps11 gene encoding small ribosomal subunit protein uS11m, translating into MYRRLYSLFKSSRQPLLETLNSSGRLIEENVRLSRPLSCSAIRLQEAEVKPGVDTNNPSAPIRTRLKDLFPPFPGEESSQRWDSKKYEELPIAHIKATYNNTHIQVTDSAGQYMVRTSCGSEGFKNVKKSTPVAAQTAGISAAAKARAKGVTYVRVLVKGLGPGRLSAIKGLTMGGLEVVSITDNTPVPHNGCRPRKARRM